From one Anopheles cruzii chromosome 3, idAnoCruzAS_RS32_06, whole genome shotgun sequence genomic stretch:
- the LOC128272602 gene encoding dynein light chain Tctex-type, with protein MEDNKDEHQFVVDDVSKIIKEAIETTIGGNAYQHDKVNNWTGSVVENCLGVLTKLQKPYKYIVTCMIMQKNGAGLHTASSCYWNNETDGSCTVRWENKTMYCIVSVFGLSI; from the exons caccagttcGTTGTGGACGACGTGAGCAAAATTATCAAGGAAGCGATCGAAACGACCATTGGAGGAAACGCGTACCAGCATGACAAAGTGAACAACTGGACCGGCTCGGTAGTCGAAAACTGCCTCGGAGTGCTGACGAAGCTGCAAAAACCCTACAAATACATCG TAACCTGCATGATCATGCAGAAAAACGGAGCCGGGCTGCATACGGCGAGTTCCTGCTATTGGAACAACGAAACGGACGGATCCTGCACGGTGCGCTGGGAGAACAAAACGATGTACTGCATTGTGTCGGTGTTTGGTCTTTCGATTTAA